One segment of Desmodus rotundus isolate HL8 chromosome 6, HLdesRot8A.1, whole genome shotgun sequence DNA contains the following:
- the LOC128781171 gene encoding anionic trypsin, translating to MNPLLILAFVGAAIAFPTDDDDKIVGGYTCEKNSVPYQVSLNIGYHFCGGSLINDQWVVSAAHCYKSRIEVRLGEHNIEVLEGDEQFIDSAKVIRHPGYDSWTVDNDIMLIKLSSPANMNGRVSAISLPTACAPAGTQCLISGWGNTLSSGINNPELLQCLDAPLLSQEECEASYPGQITDSMICAGFLEGGKDSCQGDSGGPVVCNGELQGIVSWGYGCALENKPGVYTKVCNFVDWIQKTMAQNS from the exons TCGCTTTCCCCACTGATGATGACGACAAGATCGTCGGGGGCTACACCTGCGAGAAGAACTCCGTCCCCTATCAGGTGTCCCTGAACATTGGCTACCACTTCTGCGGGGGCTCCCTCATTAATGACCAGTGGGTGGTGTCCGCAGCTCACTGCTACAAGTC CCGCATCGAGGTGAGGCTGGGAGAACACAACATCGAGGTCCTGGAGGGGGATGAGCAGTTCATCGACTCTGCCAAGGTCATCCGCCACCCTGGCTATGACAGCTGGACCGTGGACAATGACATCATGCTGATCAAGCTGTCCTCACCTGCGAACATGAATGGCCGGGTGTCTGCTATCTCCCTGCCTACGGCCTGTGCGCCCGCTGGCACCCAGTGCCTCATCTCTGGCTGGGGCAACACCCTGAGCTCTGGCA TCAACAACCCTGAGCTGCTGCAGTGCCTGGATGCCCCACTGCTGTCCCAGGAGGAGTGTGAAGCCTCGTACCCTGGACAGATCACCGACAGCATGATCTGTGCCGGCTTCCTCGAGGGCGGCAAGGATTCCTGCCAG GGTGACTCTGGTGGCCCCGTGGTCTGCAATGGAGAGCTCCAGGGAATCGTCTCCTGGGGCTATGGCTGTGCCCTGGAGAACAAGCCCGGTGTGTACACCAAGGTCTGTAACTTCGTGGACTGGATTCAGAAGACCATGGCCCAGAACAGCTAA